A window of Cheilinus undulatus linkage group 23, ASM1832078v1, whole genome shotgun sequence genomic DNA:
GACAAAGTAGGtctaagtcaaaattataaataactCAGAATGATATATTTTTCTGTCATAATTTacttatctcataataatgacttactGTATTATCTCACAATTTCCAAGTTGTGAGAAATAATTATAAGACCAAAAGTCGTAACTATGGTATGGCAAAATATACTTAAGAGTGAATGtcaaatttatgagataaatgtcACAATTATGAGAGAATGTCGAAATTATGCCAGTTATGCCacaatctttttttgttgtataaaaATTCAATGTCATGAAATAGCCATAACTTTTacatagaaagtcaaaattatgagaaaaaaagttgagtataattatgagattattTAAAATTATATCTATTTATCTGATACCTAAACTAATTAAACTCAAGATCAtggcttttatctcatatttctgatgtgttttctcctaattttaacattttatgtcataattatgacttactttttcataatattgaccttttatgtcatttttcttttcctctttattgTGACATTATACAcagagtcaaaattatgaaataagcCATTTATAACATAAAACGTAATTTCATTTATCTTATAGTTATGACTTACTCATAATTGAAACTGACTTActatctaataattttgaccttatgtctcataattatgagtttaaaaaaaaatcaaatttttatcAGAATTATGACATACAATGTTACTTTATcgagttttatttaaaatcatgactgtTTAAAGccttattataattattttttcccaatAATTTCTACttctatctcataattctggCTCACTGTCTCACAATTAcgtcttttcatctcataataaCTACTTACCCACTATTTTTAACCATGAGataagtgagaaaaaaatctgaatttttatttatctcattATAATGATTTACAAATAATGTTGACTCTGTAACTCATATTTTTACTATCACCtcgttttgacattttatcctataatttctgccactttcacataattttgtctttttttctaataatcATGACCtactgtaatgacattttatctcTGAATATATTGACTTTATATTGACTGAATAACATGACTGTTTATACTGACATTCATTCTCatatatttgatttaatttttaagacttttatcGAAAAGTTTTGACTTATCTAATGAAAACGACAACCTTTATCGTAATTATGGCTTActctcaccttttttttttataattatgaATAACccatatttcaactttttcccCCTCCATCATTACCTTCTTGTAATTCGTACTATATGTATAGTTACTCGACTTACGATTtctaaaatttatttatttatttattttatgtcattACTTTCTTTGTTAAGTGTCGGAAGTTGGCCTCCATACCAACGTCAGAAGACACCGGAAAAGATCCGTTGAACCCTGATTTTGGACCAATAAGAGGGATGCAGGCTGCCGGTGGATGCCACagctgtgtcaggttagttcAGGCTTGTTTTCAAAGTGAAGTTTTTAAAGTACCTGTAAACTTTTATGCTTCGTATATATTCCCCTGACAAAATGGCACTCTTAAGCACTTTTATCTCTCTTCGTGTCTCATAGGAAGGCTTTTCTCGGCCAGCTTAGTGAGTCTAGAGAATGGATAGAGCTTGCTagctgttagcctgttagcttccCGGGGCTGTATATACTTAACTGAAAGCCGTCCCGGTTTCGGGCTACAGCACACCAAATACGGTGTTCCTGATCAAAGCTACGTGCTCCTGTTGTGCAGCGTGCTCAGTAGACACGTTGTCAGTGAGCCAAGCGTGAAGCTAAATGGTCATCGCCCTGGTTTGGTTTGTTAGTCTGCGTGCCCGGTCTGATTGCATAATTGTAGCCAGCAGCGCTCTGTGTCAGCCACCATCTCATTACTCGTACTTGAACTGAAGTGCCACAACGAGCCACCCCACAAGCTCTGTGTGCGTCTGTGCGCAAGCTGTCTGCTCTAGCTGCTCTCTTTGGTGGAAGATTTATTCAAAGTCTGTGTTTTCATGCCTCTCCTCACAGGTTGCATGCTGCCATGAAGGGACTCTGATTGAACGTGAGTATACCTTGATGTGAGTGCTCTCTATTTTAAGCACTAATGAAGCTGAGCTCACTGTGATGTGAATGTTTTCACAGAGACATGAATGCGAGGAGAAGAGGTGGGAAGCCAAACAGAGGAGGTGGGAGATTCAACAAGCcgagaggaggtggaggacgaGGAGGCGGAGGCGGTGGCGGTGGCGGAGGCAGGAAAGGAGGAGCTGCTGGCTGGGATGACGATGATGATTTCAGCCTTGATTTTGGACCACCACGTTCAAGCAGGTTCGTAGCAACGGAAATGATCGTAGGATAGGAAAATTCACAGTGTGTTCACGTTTTCTCTGTTTACCTGACACTTCGTTCAGACCTGGCAAAGGACGAGGAGGAGGCGGAGGTGGCAGACGTGAAGgtggcagagatggaggaagaggaagaggaggaagagatcGAGACAGGGATGGCAGAAGTGATGGGAGAGGCAGCAACAGCAAGGCTCTCCCAAGGTCCCTGGCGAGGACAAGAACGTACTCAAAGCCAGGAGAGGGCATGAGGCTGGAGGCAAGCACCATGCCCTTGCAGAGGATCTTCATGACTAATGAGAACCAAGAACAACTCAAGGAGCTGCTGCGGGAGCTGCAGACCCAGGACTTTGATGAGCCCTATGAGTACGTACATTAAACTTAGAATATTTAAGAACATGGCATTGTTATAATAAGGGGATTTTCTAATGACACGCCTATCCTCTCTGCTTTAGTGAATCTGGCTCAGATTATACAGgtggagaagaggaagaggaagaattTGATGAGTTGGACCACCGCGAGGACGGCCAGTTTTGGAACACCAATGACGAGCCTGTGGAGAAGGCAGAGAGCCCAGCATATGAACCGCTGTCTGATGATGAACGGCCCACCCCTGAGCCCATCATTTCCCTATTTGCTATAGGAAAACTCTGCAGGTGATGTACAAATTCCTTACTCTTTTTGGGAACTTCAGGGTTGACAATTATCCACTGTGTTGTTGGAATACAAGTATAAAAAGGCATCTAATATGATCAGTGAAATGGACTGCTCAGTATTTGATCTAATCCTGAAAAACTGTTTCTTCGCAAAAACAGTAGCTTAAACTTTTGTAATACAAATTATGGTTTCTACTTGAGACTACTGTTTTGGAGTTAAAGGAGAAACTTATTTAAGGTGGATAAACATTTGATAgtagcaaacaaaaaaaatacagttcCAGCAACCAAAGCaatattgatgttttatttataagacATTTCAATTTAGAGTATTTTAACagttaacaataaaaacaaaaacgaaGCAATTAAACAGGTTTCCTGCACATCCTTAAAAGGTCACTTTACATTGCTCATTTCACATTTAAGGCaataaaaagtctgatttttgcCAGTGATAGGACATAAATTTTAGAAGGCACATTGCCTAAGatgtgtctttgttttcaaGACAACCTTATTTGAttttgttcatctttctctACAAATTTTTGTTCAAGTATTCTCCATTATTCAGGGAATTTTGTGTTAGATGTTCTAAATTTCCTGGAGGACCCCTCTCTGATTTTTCTGACTCCCTGTGAGTTAATAAACTATTTACTGTCATACAACACTAGTCCAGTTCAGtgttggcagctgtttttaattttagtcttagcctttaaatgaaatgcattctagttttagccacattttagtaatttctaccctttttagttttagttttagtctagttgaaGTCGACAAAAGCTCAAaagcattttagtctagttttagtccataaaaagtcctcacattttagtctttacttttagtccaagcatttattttcttgtctaaatctggtaccaaatcatggtagtgtgttctctgcactctgccaaacctgggattcctgctttctacagctgagaggcagaatagcaatagatattttttgacagatttacccacagtggagaaatttcacagattttgaatgtcagacaaaaactacattacattttaatctagttttagtcatcttgaccaaAAATAagcttactttttgtcagttttattcatcacagatctatttttgtttgttttggtttagttttcgtcatggGAATAAAGGCTGTCGAGGAACATCTTTGGTCGTAGTTtgagttgacaaaattaacactggtccagTTCTCTAACATCTGGCTGCCAGGTTGCCCACTTAAAACTCTTTGTAACCCACCTTTATTTTAAGAGGCCTTTCCTGACACAAAAATCACCAAATTTGGGCgttcatgacaaaaaaaatgtctttgtttgacACCATGTGACATTTCATAAATAGGgcattgaataaaaaaagattcaGCCTCACCCTAATACTGAGAGATCTTGgatgcctttcatttttgaaatttgcCGTACAGAAAGTGGTAGCAACTTTCCTAGTTCAGACCTTCAAAAGGCATTGTTAATTGCAGTAGTTTTCAAacacaagtctaggtgtgccttggtgTGAATTTGTGAGTAATTAGGATACTCTAACATGAACAAGCTTTGGCTTTCTTTGACACTTTCAGTGATTGGGAAAACCATTGGAGTcatattgttttaaaactcataatatCATTCAGTATGAAAAAAAGAATGGACAACCTCTGAGAAAACATTTTGTGGCATTTCTGGATATTTTCTAAATGTGTTGTTGTCTCATTTATGTTTGCATTAGataatttggtgtaaaaatggaaaataatatGGACAAAAAGTTTTGGGATTTGCTGCAGCAGATTGCTGTTAATCAACAACTGTGAACAAGGCTGATATTGCTTTAACATATGCtgcaaaaacattaattttagcatgtatttgtgAAACTAGGTTGTTTCTAAATGGTGTAGCGAGGCAGGTCTTGGTGTGCATTGTAGATTTAAACAACCTTGCATTATTACTACAAGTATAAATCAATCAAGAAACTGTAAGACTTGTTAAAAAGGGAGATTGCATGTATATGCAGATGGTGTGCCggagcaaaaaaagtttgaaaattgcTACTTTGGTGGACAAAAAACCCctataaatatgtattttgtATGTATGATAGGTGCCATTACTGAAGGGCCTTGCAGGCCAAAATGTTTTCTAAATTATGGGAAAAAGTGGGCTGTTCTGACTGTTAATATCAAAGTCTTTTGGACACTTACAAGCATTGAATTGTACTGCCTTTTTTAAGATATAGaaaccttttgttttttaaattttagtgaTGATGCTGAAAGGGTTCAGCTTAAAGGCTAATTTCTAAGTCCAGGTTTAAGAATTGAAATTTTTGGCATAAGTAAATTGTTTCAGAACATCTTTAGTGAACCGCTCTTCTGATTTGAAGCCAGAATGATGCTGCTTGTCTGTCTGCTGTATTATAActttctttcctcctcttttatTTGTGCAGGTTTGGCTTTGACAGGGAGCGCAGCAAGCAGGCACTGGAGTCTGGCGGAGGGGAATTTGGCAGCACTTTAGAACAGCTCCTCCACCAGGTTTTCATTGAACGCTTTGGCCAGAAAGCCCTCTCCGTTGATGGCCTGGAAAGCGTTCCTATGGATGAGTGTTTGAGCCAGAGGCAGGAAGAAGCTCTGGCCCTAGCTGCCATCTACGGGGATCGCTTCAGTGAGCGCATTGCTAATTCAGTCTGGACAGTAAGCCTGGACCTCTCCTTCCTCTCAAACAACAAGAATTGTGACAGAGTTGGGAGtcgaggtggaggaggagatttTAACATGCGTGACGTCTGCAGATTTTACATGAAAGGGCAGGGCTGCAGGTTTGGAGACAAATGCAAGTTTAAACACCAGCTCCCCACTAAAGTAAAATCTGGGGCTGACTCCCCAGACTTGACAGGTCCAAGCCAGCCTGGCATCAGCAGCTACTCCCCTCCTGAATACGAGCTCCAGATCCGCTTCCCCAAAGGGAACCGGTACCCTTTCCAGGCTCCGATAGTTGCCTTCAGCACCACCGACGAGTCTGTCGGAGCTGCAGGGAGGCTCAGTGTGACGGAGAGATTATTTGGAGAAGCTTTGGCTGCAGCAAAGAGCAGCGAGCCGGTTGTTTACACTCTGATCACCGTATGTGAAGATGAAAACACGATGAGGGAACTGCTGGCTGTCAGTCATCACAAATACAGCACGCCACCGCCTGTTGTGGTcgttcctcctccttctcttgcCATAGCGAAGAGTAAAAGTGTGAGGAGCAATGCCTCTGAGGAAAGCAGGGGTAGTAGTGGCAGTAGTCATGCCAACAGCAGAAGGAGTGCTCCACCGAATCAGCAGAAACCCACAGAAGGTGAGTCAAAAACCCTTAGTTTTCAACAagtacttttaattttttcatgcatgtttgagttttattcctataattttttttttttctaaagtgaAAGAGACAACAGACGCAGAGGATCTGGATGATAGagatgaggaagatgaggatgaagcTGTTCCAGTGGAGAGCGAGAGCTACGTCAACCTGAGGAAGAGGATGGTGAATAAACACAACATGAAGCTGGATAACGTTCTGCAAGAAAACGGCAAGCTGTGCAGAGAGTTCCAGAAAAAGCAGGTGAAAATGGATAGAAAATTAAATGTTGTCTTCTTGTTGAATCTTTCTTTCATTCCTCCTCAATATGTGGTGTTACACTCGTTTTCGTGTGCAGTCATCCAGGCGCTTCAGGTCCATGTTAGAGCAGAGGAGGAAGCTGCCAGCATggcaagaaaaggaaaacatcCTTGACCTTTTAGAGCGATGCCAGGTGCTGGTTGTCAGCGGGATGACGGGGTGAGTCACACAGGGCAGCAGGAGGGGTTGTCAAATTCAGAAAACCTCAAATTGAGGCGATGCTATTTATAactatttattattaatatataGACATGATTCACATTGATTGCAGGGAGAAGGAAACTGAAATGGACTCTGAAACTGCTCAGAAGCAAAGTGTTTCCCATATTCTACATATTCTTTAATCTGAGGGGTGTAGCTAGACAAATTACAGTCTGTTGATAGGTCAAAAACTTGTACTGAGTGCCTTTTTAGGGACCTTTTATCCTTGTTTTCCAATTCCTGTGTTTCTTTTCTAGCAGATAAACATTGTAGGGTAATGGTAAGACTGTAGTTACAAGCTGGTTTTAAGAGCTGGCTCCCACTAgagaacctttttttttccatttttattgttcttaaatagacataaaaagacaaaaaataccaaatgaagagctgatTAGAAGCCTGAAGACCAGCTCACATTACTGATGAGAGCCAAATGTTCCAGATCCTCATTTCCATCAGGTGGTCCAGAGACGTCtgtaccctcacttggtgggtggACTGTTGAGGGTATGCATCTGACGTCACAGTCAGTGTGAGTCTGCAGATCCAGCTGCTGAGttgtagaaaggatgagtggCAGAAATCAGTAGTGAGTAAGATGTAACAGCTTTATTACAGCTCAAAACTACTGTTTTAAAACTTCATCTTGACCGTAGTCAGTACAGATCGTCAGATACATTTCTAAATCATAGCAGTATGCTAATAAGGACGACCAATTCGTGCACCTATGAACAAAATTTTGATGCACTCACTTCCAATCGGACTAATAAAAAATACgcgtttgatatttacgatgaGGGATCTGGGAGGATACGACTCAATTTGGAGCGGTAATAcaattgtgttgacaccacacgcATGCAGACTCTTCAGACTAATAATCGTTTGTGACAGGCCTCACTCGGGATCTTCCCCAAGACAGTCCGGTGCagcaaatcttgcctcaaattTGGCTTTAAATCCTGTCGTGTGTGACCGGCCTTAGTGAAGAATATTATCTTAACCCCACTCAATTCATCTTCCTCTTaccttaaaggaaaattaaaacttaaattttAGCAGATCAGCCATACGGTAAAATAATACCTGAGGTGACAGGCATTTAATGACAATAACTCAAGTTTTAATGCAGTATTATAAGTCCTGCAATGCTGGTTTTATAGGAGAAAGACTAAAAAAGGTTCAGGTCCATCAGTACTTATCAGAGATTAAATAGTAGCCATTAACCTGATTTCTATTTGGTTAAATATTGAAGTTATTTTTGAGAATGCTTCATAAAGTGAACATATCTGACATTCTAGCAGTTTCTACAGCATGATGTAAAAGTTGAGAGCTGTGCTGTGTGAATTTTTCTCATTGAAAATAAGCTAATTGGTGTTAAAATCAGAATTAGATAAGAAAACCTTGGTATGTTGATCTCGCTTTAGAATAGGCTGCAGCCAGAAGTTCTGCAAATAGATTTTGCAGAAGAACAACAGTGCCATCTCTTCACAGTTACCTGAAGTAAAAAGAAGTATATTAATCAGTGAAATACAGAGAATCGACTCATCTAAAActttgtattcacaaaacttcatcattaattcagtttcacatccatcactgatgtgagccttcaggctctgcttcatgtacttaaaatcaggtccacataaatgtcaggaaacctCAATTTATCACCACACCTTGATGACAATGGACCAGGAAACAGTATGGATCTCTGTTTTTTATTCGTGTGTGTGGGGACTTTATTGCCTTTATTGTGATGGGACAGctagagagagacaggaaacatgaggagagagggggaagacGAGCACCAAACGGTGCAACATGCCACCAGTGCAtcgaggactgtagcctctgtttATGGGCGCCTGCTTCAACCACGAAGCCAAACTGGCGCCCAACAGTACAgatctctgtcgagtccaaatatccctaatTTAAGCAGATGTTAGTCggtttttctcccatttttaccCGCTCCTCATAGAGCAGACGGCCATGTTTTGCAGCCAGGCTGAGCAGTTGTGACGCGCTGAAAATGATGTCAGTGCAAACCCTCTGTTGAGTTTAGCTCCACTTTTCTGGGATGGATAGGTTAGCTTGGCACCCTTATGGAAGGATGCAAAAAAGGTAGGGCAGTACAGGTTGGTTTTTTGAGACCCTTTTCAACTTTTGATAATGGGAATGCAAAGGAACGTATGCTGTGCAGCACAAAACTGATCTGGACTGCTCAGTGGAAATTACCTATAAGAGAGGCCAGGATTCTGAGAACTACAAGTAAGGCTAGATGAGCATTCATTGGgtgtggaaacacaagcaagatcagggtttactgagCCGAACTGTACCAAACTGAATTgaatcatgtattttttttttttaatactcttGCCACCTTTATTCTATGATGTGTTGTTTAGAAACGACACAATCAGTACCTACGTTTACCTTTAAAGCAATAaagaatatatataaaaaataagttCCCGCTTAAGTACTTGGATGGTATAAAGtaattcctttttaaaaaggtcCAATGAGACAAACAAATCCATGCATTTTGAACCTGTTACTGTTGTCTTCTTCTGTAAGAGAATAGCTTctattaaatgtttgttttttttttctctgcagctgtggTAAAACCACTCAGATCCCTCAGTTCATCCTAGACGCCTCACTTGGCGGTCGAGCAGAAGACGTGTCAAACATCATCTGTACTCAGCCACGCCGCATCTCTGCCATCTCTGTGGCTCAGAGGGTGGCACAGGAGCGAGCCGAGAGTCTCGGCAACTCCGTGGGCTACCAGATCCGCCTGGAGAGTGTCAGGGTATGGCCCATTTGACAAGTCTTACATAAATCAtgtcaagtcattagcagcctTCTagtcttaattttgttttacagcAGTTCTACATCTCTTATCTCTGTCTGTTCCCATCTGATAGTCTTCTGCCACCAGACTGCTGTACTGCACCACAGGAGTGTTACTGAGGAGGCTGGAGGGTGAAGCAGACCTCAGAGGTGTCACACATGTCATTGTGGATGAAGTTCATGAGCGAACAGAGGAGAGGTGAGATTAGGAAAATGTGCTCATCCACGCTCTGCTTGATAAATTTTTGTGCAGATCCTTTTTGAATTTCTGGTCCTAAACATTTTCAGGCCATTGAACgtcttttcagttgtttttctgATCATTGTCCAtgactctgttttcttttccagtGACTTCTTGCTGTTGGTGTTAAAGGACCTCATAGTGCAGAGGCCAGACCTGAAGATTATTCTGATGAGTGCTACTCTAAACGCCGGCCTCTTTTCTGAGTATTTTTATAACTGTCCCTCTGTCCACATACCAGGTAATCAGCTGTTTGCCTTTTCTCTTTTACACAAGTAAAAATTTGCCACACACATTTCatcgatttaaaaaaaattatctttgATTTCAGGGCGTACCTTTCCTGTTGACCAGTTCTTCCTTGAAGATGCAATCGCTAAATCTCGGTAGGCATGCCCTCCTTC
This region includes:
- the dhx57 gene encoding putative ATP-dependent RNA helicase DHX57, encoding MNARRRGGKPNRGGGRFNKPRGGGGRGGGGGGGGGGRKGGAAGWDDDDDFSLDFGPPRSSRPGKGRGGGGGGRREGGRDGGRGRGGRDRDRDGRSDGRGSNSKALPRSLARTRTYSKPGEGMRLEASTMPLQRIFMTNENQEQLKELLRELQTQDFDEPYDESGSDYTGGEEEEEEFDELDHREDGQFWNTNDEPVEKAESPAYEPLSDDERPTPEPIISLFAIGKLCRFGFDRERSKQALESGGGEFGSTLEQLLHQVFIERFGQKALSVDGLESVPMDECLSQRQEEALALAAIYGDRFSERIANSVWTVSLDLSFLSNNKNCDRVGSRGGGGDFNMRDVCRFYMKGQGCRFGDKCKFKHQLPTKVKSGADSPDLTGPSQPGISSYSPPEYELQIRFPKGNRYPFQAPIVAFSTTDESVGAAGRLSVTERLFGEALAAAKSSEPVVYTLITVCEDENTMRELLAVSHHKYSTPPPVVVVPPPSLAIAKSKSVRSNASEESRGSSGSSHANSRRSAPPNQQKPTEVKETTDAEDLDDRDEEDEDEAVPVESESYVNLRKRMVNKHNMKLDNVLQENGKLCREFQKKQSSRRFRSMLEQRRKLPAWQEKENILDLLERCQVLVVSGMTGCGKTTQIPQFILDASLGGRAEDVSNIICTQPRRISAISVAQRVAQERAESLGNSVGYQIRLESVRSSATRLLYCTTGVLLRRLEGEADLRGVTHVIVDEVHERTEESDFLLLVLKDLIVQRPDLKIILMSATLNAGLFSEYFYNCPSVHIPGRTFPVDQFFLEDAIAKSRYVIEDGSPYMRSGKQNSSSTSGRGSKADPRDMVDDLGDDVWNFMSFCKKDFVKDSVPDQQLSLQELTLRYKDTKKSVLKTMAAMDLDKINMDLVESLLEWIVDGKHDYPPGAVLVFLPGLAEIKMLYEQLRSNRLFNNRGTTRCEVYPLHSTLSNEEQQAVFSRPPEGVTKIIISTNIAETSVTIDDVVYVIDSGKMKEKRYDASKSMESLEDSWVSRANALQRKGRAGRVASGVCFHLFTSHCFQHQLAEQQLPEIQRVPLEQLCLRIKILDVFSEQTLESVFSHLIEPPAMGSLDAAKQRLCDLGALTADEKLTPLGYHLACLPVDVRIGKLMLFGAIFRCLDPALTIAASLAFKSPFVSPWDKREEANEKKLAYAVAQSDHLALLQAYKGWCCAARNGNQAGFAYCRENFLSWRGLQEIASLKRQFAELLSDIGFIKEGLRARIIERMSSKGTDGVLEATGPEANLNSENIRLMSAMLCAALYPNVVQVRAPQGNYKMTSKGAMKMQPKASELRFMTKNDGCVHVHPSSVNYTVRHYNSPYLVYHEKVKTSRVFIRDCSMVSVYPLVLFGGGQVNMELHKGEFVISLDDGWIRFAASSHQVAELVKELRWELDQLLEDKIRNPSIDLCSCPRGSRIIRMIVHLITTQ